A stretch of Stenotrophomonas indicatrix DNA encodes these proteins:
- a CDS encoding response regulator, which translates to MNKLTVLLVDDHEGFINAAMRHFRKIDWLQIVGSAGNGLEAIERSESLRPQVVLMDLAMPEMGGLQATRLIKSQDDAPYIVIASHFDDVEHREHALRAGADNFVSKLSYIQEVMPILEGLREERS; encoded by the coding sequence ATGAACAAGCTCACAGTTCTGCTGGTCGATGACCACGAGGGCTTCATCAACGCGGCCATGCGCCACTTCCGCAAGATCGACTGGCTGCAGATCGTCGGCAGCGCCGGCAACGGCCTGGAAGCGATCGAACGCTCGGAAAGCCTGCGCCCGCAGGTGGTGCTGATGGATCTGGCGATGCCGGAAATGGGCGGCCTGCAGGCCACCCGCCTGATCAAGTCGCAGGATGATGCCCCGTACATCGTGATCGCCAGCCACTTCGATGACGTCGAGCATCGCGAGCACGCACTGCGCGCCGGCGCCGACAACTTCGTCAGCAAGCTGTCCTACATCCAGGAAGTCATGCCGATCCTGGAAGGCCTCAGGGAGGAACGGTCGTGA
- a CDS encoding response regulator, whose product MRVLIVDDHTLVRAGLARLLQGFADVQLVAEASNAEQALQMALQHAPDVVLMDLSLPGRTGLEALSDIRLRAPGTRIVMMTMHDDAAHVRDALDRGAVGFVVKDAAPQELELALRAAHAGQVFLSPQISAKMLAPMLGREKPTGIAALSPRQREILRRIGKGESNKEIAADLGISVKTVETHRARMMESLGCRRANDLLLLAARHQHELE is encoded by the coding sequence GTGCGAGTTCTCATCGTCGACGATCACACCCTGGTTCGCGCCGGCCTGGCGCGGCTGCTGCAGGGGTTTGCCGACGTGCAGCTCGTCGCCGAGGCCAGCAATGCCGAACAGGCACTGCAGATGGCCCTGCAGCACGCACCGGACGTGGTGTTGATGGACCTGTCGCTGCCCGGCCGCACCGGCCTGGAAGCGCTGAGCGACATCCGCCTGCGCGCCCCCGGTACGCGCATCGTGATGATGACCATGCACGACGACGCCGCCCACGTGCGCGACGCCCTGGATCGGGGTGCCGTCGGTTTCGTGGTCAAGGATGCCGCACCGCAGGAACTGGAACTGGCGCTGCGTGCCGCGCATGCAGGCCAGGTATTCCTGAGCCCGCAGATCTCGGCCAAGATGCTGGCGCCGATGCTCGGTCGCGAGAAACCGACCGGCATTGCCGCACTGTCGCCGCGCCAGCGCGAGATCCTTCGCCGCATCGGCAAGGGCGAGAGCAACAAGGAAATCGCCGCCGATCTTGGCATCAGCGTCAAGACGGTGGAGACCCATCGTGCACGCATGATGGAATCGCTGGGTTGCCGTCGCGCCAATGATCTGCTGCTGCTGGCCGCGCGCCACCAGCACGAACTGGAATGA
- a CDS encoding PilZ domain-containing protein, producing the protein MTVLPTTSLHHPAESELFDETLSCELALPAEFQAGSAVGRTSSAEGLLRSLALVEDSRIDEHEERSEASLQLQRLEAKVDLTMVLLGRLIRQQGQEPTLRPVRWSRRGIRLQLGPRSGSTPGQAGVVRLQPSDWLPDHIDLPVEVVAEAADGGGGHYLWLRFHRLGDGLEMAMERHLFRLHRRQVAEARRAR; encoded by the coding sequence ATGACCGTGCTGCCGACCACGTCCCTGCACCACCCGGCTGAAAGCGAGCTGTTCGACGAAACGCTCAGCTGTGAACTGGCCCTGCCCGCCGAGTTCCAGGCCGGCAGTGCAGTGGGCCGGACCAGCAGTGCCGAAGGCCTGCTGCGCAGCCTGGCACTGGTCGAAGACAGCCGCATCGACGAACACGAAGAACGCAGCGAAGCCAGCCTGCAGCTGCAGCGCCTGGAAGCCAAGGTGGACCTGACCATGGTCCTGCTCGGCCGCCTGATCCGCCAGCAGGGCCAGGAACCAACGCTGCGTCCGGTGCGCTGGTCGCGCCGTGGCATCCGCCTGCAGCTGGGCCCACGCAGCGGCAGCACGCCCGGCCAGGCCGGCGTTGTCCGCCTGCAACCCAGCGACTGGCTGCCCGACCATATCGACCTGCCGGTGGAAGTCGTCGCCGAAGCGGCCGATGGCGGTGGTGGTCACTATCTGTGGCTGCGCTTCCATCGCCTCGGCGATGGCCTGGAAATGGCGATGGAACGGCATCTGTTCCGGCTGCACCGCCGGCAGGTGGCCGAGGCCCGCCGCGCACGCTGA
- a CDS encoding flagellin, whose protein sequence is MAQVINTNTMSLNAQRNLSTSGSSLATTIQRLSSGSRINSAKDDAAGLAISERFGTQIRGTDVAIRNANDGISLAQVAEGSLTEIGNNLQRVRELSVQASNATNSASDRKALQAEVTQLVSEIDRVAKQSDFNGTKLLDGTFSSQLFQVGANAGQAIAIDKTIDAKANALGGAQFSSGTATAIAGTADTDTAIGAFTITDSKGTVFNFGAMTVKSVGDAAANTAANGKAVVAAINAKIGETGVLAEADAAGALTLTSVKDSVNNAGAFTAIASSLAGFAAATPVPGKQFADKIDVSTVKGAQQAMEVVDKALGAINSTRADLGAIQNRFTSVVANLQTSSENLSASRSRIKDTDFAKETAELTRTQILQQAGTAMLAQANQVPQGVLSLLR, encoded by the coding sequence ATGGCACAAGTAATCAACACCAACACGATGTCGTTGAATGCTCAGCGTAACCTGAGCACCAGCGGCAGCTCGCTGGCCACCACCATCCAGCGCCTGTCCTCCGGTTCGCGCATCAACAGTGCCAAGGACGATGCGGCCGGTCTGGCGATCTCCGAGCGCTTCGGCACCCAGATCCGCGGCACCGACGTGGCCATCCGCAATGCCAACGACGGCATCTCGCTGGCACAGGTCGCCGAAGGTTCGCTGACCGAAATCGGCAACAACCTGCAGCGCGTCCGCGAGCTGTCGGTGCAGGCCTCCAACGCCACCAACTCGGCCAGCGACCGCAAGGCGCTGCAGGCCGAAGTGACCCAGCTGGTTTCGGAAATCGACCGCGTCGCCAAGCAGTCGGACTTCAACGGCACCAAGCTGCTGGACGGCACCTTCTCCAGCCAGCTGTTCCAGGTCGGCGCCAACGCTGGCCAGGCCATCGCAATTGATAAGACCATCGATGCCAAGGCCAATGCCCTGGGTGGTGCGCAGTTCTCCAGCGGCACGGCGACGGCAATCGCCGGCACTGCCGACACGGACACTGCGATCGGCGCGTTCACCATCACCGACAGCAAGGGCACCGTCTTCAATTTCGGCGCCATGACCGTCAAGAGCGTCGGTGACGCTGCGGCCAACACCGCTGCAAACGGCAAGGCCGTCGTTGCCGCGATCAACGCCAAGATTGGTGAGACCGGCGTGCTGGCGGAGGCCGATGCCGCTGGCGCCCTGACCCTGACCTCGGTCAAGGACAGCGTGAACAACGCAGGCGCATTCACCGCCATCGCCAGCTCGCTGGCCGGGTTCGCCGCTGCCACTCCTGTGCCGGGCAAGCAGTTCGCCGACAAGATCGACGTGTCCACCGTTAAGGGTGCACAGCAGGCGATGGAAGTGGTCGACAAGGCCCTGGGTGCGATCAACAGCACCCGCGCCGACCTCGGTGCGATCCAGAACCGCTTCACCTCGGTCGTTGCCAACCTGCAGACCTCCTCGGAGAACCTGTCGGCGTCGCGCAGCCGCATCAAGGACACCGACTTCGCCAAGGAAACCGCTGAGCTGACCCGCACCCAGATCCTGCAGCAGGCCGGTACGGCCATGCTGGCCCAGGCCAACCAGGTGCCGCAGGGCGTGCTCAGCCTGCTGCGCTGA
- the fliS gene encoding flagellar export chaperone FliS: MYGSSRQYAEQYRQVGVTSAVADADPHKLVALLLSGALERVRRAQATLDQGDQAGKGKAIGEACAIVAHLNGSLDHEAGGEIAGNLSALYDYLLQRLTEANLHNDRAALDESLQLLGEIDGAWNAIPHEQRRPAAVAP; encoded by the coding sequence ATGTACGGTTCCAGCCGTCAGTACGCCGAGCAATACCGCCAGGTGGGTGTGACCAGTGCGGTCGCCGATGCCGATCCGCACAAACTGGTGGCGCTGCTGCTGTCTGGCGCGCTGGAGCGCGTGCGCCGTGCACAAGCCACCCTCGACCAGGGCGACCAGGCCGGCAAGGGCAAGGCGATCGGCGAGGCATGCGCGATCGTCGCCCACCTCAACGGCTCGCTGGACCATGAAGCCGGCGGCGAAATCGCCGGCAACCTGTCGGCGCTGTACGACTACCTGCTGCAGCGCCTGACCGAAGCCAACCTGCACAACGACCGCGCCGCGCTGGACGAATCGCTGCAGCTGCTGGGCGAGATCGACGGTGCCTGGAATGCCATTCCGCACGAACAGCGCCGTCCCGCGGCGGTGGCGCCATGA
- the rpoN gene encoding RNA polymerase factor sigma-54 yields the protein MKAALSTQLGQQLHLTPQLLQSIRLLQLDGLHLEQEIQRLLDSNPLLEIEDAEAPAAEATDPATTTLDTAAFDELPESSMWEVSGANWQDGDDDRMARIAAGESSDPQLRVLQRLALDLDEHELAVAAFWLEHCDDAGYLQAPLAQLQLLASAQFDIDADGVEAVRQHLLQGEPAGMAAQDLRESLLAQLCSLHGVVPARHLAARILQGALDALAAHDYPALARQHDAEIEDVREAVRLILSLQPRPGDSLLPERNAVVVPDVVAWHADEQWKVALNPATSRRVSINSQYEQALADSGEAAPALREMLQEARWFSRGLSMRYDTLLRTARVIVERQAAFLVRGEEAMAPLTLKEVAEEIGMHESTVSRITTGKYLQTPRGTFELKHFFAVRLEGASVSGQAVKAMVRRLIDAEPAGRPLADEAIAGLLSRQGVNIARRTVAKYREQLDIAPARERRRVNARQPQLARVG from the coding sequence ATGAAGGCTGCACTCTCGACCCAGCTGGGCCAACAACTTCACCTCACCCCGCAGTTGCTGCAGTCGATCCGGCTGCTGCAGCTCGACGGCCTGCACCTGGAACAGGAAATCCAGCGCCTGCTGGACTCCAATCCGCTGCTGGAAATCGAAGACGCCGAAGCGCCCGCCGCCGAAGCTACCGATCCGGCCACCACCACGCTGGATACGGCCGCGTTCGACGAACTGCCCGAATCCTCGATGTGGGAGGTGTCCGGCGCCAACTGGCAGGACGGCGACGACGACCGCATGGCGCGCATCGCCGCTGGCGAGTCGAGCGACCCGCAGCTGCGCGTGCTGCAGCGCCTGGCGCTGGACCTGGACGAGCACGAACTGGCCGTGGCCGCCTTCTGGCTGGAACACTGCGACGATGCCGGCTACCTGCAGGCACCGCTGGCGCAGCTGCAGCTGCTGGCCAGTGCGCAGTTCGACATCGATGCCGACGGCGTTGAAGCTGTCCGCCAGCACCTGCTGCAGGGCGAGCCGGCCGGCATGGCGGCGCAGGATCTGCGCGAATCGCTGCTGGCCCAGCTGTGCAGCCTGCACGGCGTGGTGCCGGCCCGGCATCTGGCTGCGCGCATCCTGCAGGGCGCGCTCGATGCCTTGGCCGCGCACGACTACCCCGCCCTCGCCCGCCAGCACGATGCCGAGATCGAGGACGTGCGCGAAGCCGTCCGCCTGATCCTGTCGCTGCAGCCGCGCCCGGGCGACAGCCTGCTGCCCGAGCGCAATGCAGTGGTGGTGCCGGACGTGGTCGCCTGGCACGCCGACGAACAATGGAAGGTGGCGCTGAACCCGGCCACCAGCCGACGGGTGTCGATCAACAGCCAGTACGAACAGGCTCTGGCTGACAGCGGTGAGGCTGCGCCGGCCCTGCGCGAGATGCTGCAGGAGGCACGCTGGTTCAGCCGCGGCCTGTCGATGCGTTACGACACCCTGCTGCGCACGGCGCGGGTGATCGTCGAGCGCCAGGCAGCCTTCCTGGTGCGTGGCGAAGAAGCCATGGCACCGCTGACCCTGAAGGAAGTGGCCGAAGAAATCGGCATGCACGAATCCACCGTTTCGCGCATCACCACCGGCAAGTACCTGCAGACCCCGCGCGGCACCTTCGAACTCAAGCACTTCTTCGCAGTGCGCCTGGAAGGGGCCAGCGTGTCCGGCCAGGCGGTCAAGGCCATGGTCCGCCGCCTGATCGACGCCGAACCGGCCGGACGCCCGCTGGCGGACGAGGCCATCGCTGGCCTGCTGTCCCGCCAAGGGGTGAACATTGCCCGTCGAACCGTCGCAAAATACCGCGAACAACTGGATATCGCCCCGGCCCGCGAACGGCGCCGGGTCAACGCCAGGCAACCGCAGCTGGCCCGGGTGGGCTGA
- a CDS encoding flagellin, translating into MAQVINTNTMSLNAQRNLSTSGSSLATTIQRLSSGSRINSAKDDAAGLAISERFGTQIRGTDVAIRNANDGISLAQVAEGSLTEIGNNLQRVRELSVQASNATNSASDRKALQAEVTQLVSEIDRVAKQSDFNGTKLLDGTFSSQLFQVGANAGQAIAIDKTIDAKAGSLGTSTFASGATDALVASTDGARITGKVMGVDIGTVEIKAGATTADASKAVATAINAKIGEAGIYAEANADGTMKLTSVKEGKTVAVADIALERSDLNAGTGVWGAKAAAAGYTAGTETAANVQKLDVSTVLGAQQAMEVVDKALGAINSTRADLGAIQNRFTSVVANLQTSSENLSASRSRIKDTDFAKETAELTRTQILQQAGTAMLAQANQVPQGVLSLLR; encoded by the coding sequence ATGGCACAAGTCATCAACACCAACACCATGTCCCTGAATGCTCAGCGCAACCTGAGCACCAGCGGCAGCTCGCTCGCTACCACCATCCAGCGCCTGTCCTCCGGTTCGCGCATCAACAGCGCCAAGGACGATGCGGCCGGCCTGGCGATCTCCGAGCGCTTCGGCACCCAGATCCGCGGCACCGACGTGGCCATCCGCAATGCCAACGACGGCATCTCGCTGGCCCAGGTTGCCGAAGGTTCGCTGACCGAAATCGGCAACAACCTGCAGCGCGTCCGCGAGCTGTCGGTGCAGGCCTCCAACGCCACCAACTCGGCCAGTGACCGCAAGGCGCTGCAGGCCGAAGTGACCCAGCTGGTCTCGGAAATCGACCGCGTCGCCAAGCAGTCGGACTTCAACGGCACCAAGCTGCTGGACGGCACCTTCTCCAGCCAGCTGTTCCAGGTCGGCGCCAACGCCGGCCAGGCCATCGCCATCGATAAGACCATCGATGCCAAGGCTGGCTCGCTGGGCACCTCGACCTTCGCGAGCGGTGCAACTGACGCACTTGTCGCCAGCACCGACGGTGCACGCATCACGGGCAAGGTGATGGGCGTCGACATCGGCACCGTCGAGATCAAGGCCGGCGCCACCACTGCGGACGCGTCCAAGGCCGTCGCTACGGCAATCAACGCCAAGATCGGTGAAGCCGGCATTTACGCCGAAGCCAATGCCGATGGCACGATGAAGCTGACCTCGGTGAAGGAAGGCAAGACAGTCGCCGTCGCCGACATCGCTTTGGAGCGCAGCGACCTGAACGCTGGCACTGGCGTGTGGGGAGCCAAGGCGGCTGCAGCGGGATACACCGCTGGAACCGAAACCGCCGCCAACGTGCAGAAACTCGACGTAAGCACGGTCCTCGGTGCACAGCAGGCAATGGAAGTGGTCGACAAGGCCCTGGGTGCGATCAACAGCACCCGCGCCGACCTCGGCGCGATCCAGAACCGCTTCACCTCGGTCGTTGCCAACCTGCAGACCTCCTCGGAGAACCTGTCGGCGTCGCGCAGCCGCATCAAGGACACCGACTTCGCCAAGGAAACCGCTGAGCTGACCCGCACCCAGATCCTGCAGCAGGCCGGTACGGCCATGCTGGCCCAGGCCAACCAGGTGCCGCAGGGCGTGCTCAGCCTGCTGCGCTGA
- a CDS encoding sigma-54 dependent transcriptional regulator, producing MSESRILVLDNDAVRAERTVALLEFMDFNPRWVSDAADFDLTRQRQNDWMAVIVGSLDDSAASTALYAWLGGSSLPPPVLLADGDATAFAQRHGLHEANIWPLEAPLRHAQMEALLRRASLKRLDAEHQAGAVQDQGPTGNGPAVSALRTMIEQVAAFDTTVLVLGESGTGKEVVSRSIHQRSPRRDGPFVAINCGAIPAELLESELFGHEKGAFTGALTARKGRFEMAEGGTLLLDEIGDMSLPMQVKLLRVLQERSFERVGGNQTIRCNVRVIAATHRDLESRIADGKFREDLFYRLNVFPIDVPALRERREDLPALVETIATQLARTGRGEVRFTPEALQALAGYEWPGNVRELTNLVERLAVLHPAGSVRVQDLPARYRGDAALAVPAVVAAAPVVASEERLDLRSFSFHTPGSGNQPSLEHGIAVNRAAAPAALPDDGLDLRNHMANIELGLINEALERTQGVVAHAAQLLGLRRTTLVEKLRKYGIEREAAELAS from the coding sequence GTGAGCGAATCGCGCATCCTGGTACTGGACAACGACGCGGTGCGTGCCGAGCGCACCGTGGCCCTGCTGGAATTCATGGACTTCAACCCGCGCTGGGTTTCCGACGCGGCCGATTTCGACCTGACGCGCCAGCGCCAGAACGACTGGATGGCGGTGATCGTCGGCAGCCTGGACGACAGTGCCGCCAGCACCGCCCTGTACGCCTGGCTGGGGGGCAGCAGCCTGCCGCCGCCGGTGCTGCTGGCCGACGGTGACGCGACTGCGTTCGCGCAGCGGCATGGCCTGCACGAAGCCAACATCTGGCCGCTGGAAGCACCGCTGCGTCACGCACAGATGGAAGCCCTGCTGCGCCGCGCCAGCCTCAAGCGCCTGGATGCCGAACACCAGGCCGGTGCCGTGCAGGACCAGGGCCCGACCGGCAACGGTCCGGCGGTCAGCGCACTGCGCACGATGATCGAGCAGGTCGCCGCGTTCGACACCACCGTGCTGGTGCTGGGCGAATCGGGCACCGGCAAGGAAGTGGTCTCGCGCAGCATCCACCAGCGCTCGCCGCGTCGCGATGGACCGTTCGTGGCGATCAACTGCGGCGCGATTCCGGCCGAGCTGCTGGAAAGCGAGTTGTTCGGCCACGAAAAGGGCGCCTTCACCGGCGCGCTGACCGCGCGCAAAGGCCGTTTTGAAATGGCCGAGGGCGGCACCCTGCTGCTCGATGAGATCGGCGACATGAGCCTGCCGATGCAGGTCAAGCTGCTGCGCGTGCTGCAGGAGCGCAGCTTCGAGCGCGTCGGCGGCAACCAGACCATCCGATGCAACGTGCGGGTGATCGCCGCAACCCATCGCGACCTGGAAAGCCGCATTGCCGATGGCAAGTTCCGCGAGGACCTGTTCTATCGCCTCAACGTGTTCCCGATCGATGTGCCGGCCCTGCGCGAACGTCGCGAAGACCTGCCGGCGCTGGTGGAAACCATCGCCACCCAGCTGGCGCGCACCGGCCGCGGCGAAGTGCGCTTCACCCCGGAAGCGCTGCAGGCGCTGGCCGGCTACGAATGGCCGGGCAACGTGCGCGAACTGACCAACCTGGTCGAGCGCCTGGCCGTGCTGCACCCGGCTGGCTCGGTGCGCGTGCAGGACCTGCCGGCACGCTACCGCGGCGACGCCGCGCTGGCCGTACCCGCTGTGGTCGCGGCCGCTCCGGTGGTCGCCAGCGAAGAACGCCTGGACCTGCGCAGCTTCTCGTTCCACACCCCGGGCAGCGGCAACCAGCCGTCGCTCGAGCATGGCATCGCCGTCAACCGCGCCGCAGCGCCGGCCGCGTTGCCGGACGACGGCCTGGACCTGCGCAACCACATGGCCAACATCGAACTGGGCCTGATCAACGAAGCACTGGAACGCACCCAGGGCGTGGTCGCCCACGCCGCCCAGCTGCTTGGCCTGCGCCGCACCACCCTGGTGGAAAAGCTGCGCAAGTACGGCATCGAACGCGAAGCGGCCGAACTGGCCAGCTGA
- the fliE gene encoding flagellar hook-basal body complex protein FliE → MSHSVTSILSQIRSYQTQVGQPALNPLAEAPRSNALPGTVLDAPQVQPASFTETLRGAIAGVNDAQQKSGALAKAFELGEPGADLAKVMVASQQSQIAFRATVEVRNRLVQAYQDVMNMPL, encoded by the coding sequence ATGTCCCACTCCGTCACTTCGATCCTTTCCCAGATCCGCTCCTACCAGACCCAGGTAGGACAGCCCGCGCTCAACCCGCTTGCCGAAGCGCCGCGTAGCAATGCCCTGCCGGGCACGGTGCTGGATGCGCCGCAGGTCCAGCCTGCCAGCTTCACTGAAACCCTGCGCGGCGCCATCGCCGGCGTCAACGATGCGCAACAGAAATCCGGCGCGCTGGCCAAGGCCTTCGAACTGGGTGAACCCGGTGCCGACCTGGCCAAGGTGATGGTCGCCTCGCAGCAGTCCCAGATCGCCTTCCGCGCCACCGTGGAAGTCCGCAACCGTCTCGTCCAGGCCTACCAGGACGTGATGAACATGCCGCTGTAA
- the fliD gene encoding flagellar filament capping protein FliD produces the protein MADFGYGGIGSGLDISSIVNQLVAADRKPADNALNLQQSKTKMQLSSLGTVTSAFDKLKTALTALKATTAFDTRTVSATGKAGPNNADDVLTASVALYDLGTSKAAAANGTHKIEVKNLASAHKLIADTSVPKTDTFGAGTLTLTVGVGDKAKTMNVQVEEGDTLTTVRNKIDAAGRKEGVQATLISSGDNQYLSIAQEKTGAASAIKLEYAGSDPKLGALVGSLKENSPAKDAVLTIDGVEVVSASNTVTDAVPGLTLNLKVPGLSTVTISTDTTAATKVMQEFVTAYNAAIAAINTETKYDPKTKEAAALTGDAQMRGAIAQLRSTMSGVLKDLAGDQLDAKALGLQTRGYPNADGTLVLDSTKFAAALAAQPEKIRQAVTGDTGGAGRLYSLVDGYVSTTVGKEGAFVARTKGLNTTLDNIDKRRKDLDARMVGVEARYKKQFVALDSLMGKLQQSNTALQQQLAQLNR, from the coding sequence GTGGCAGACTTTGGATACGGTGGCATTGGCTCAGGGCTGGACATCTCCAGCATCGTCAACCAGCTGGTCGCAGCGGACCGCAAGCCGGCCGACAATGCGCTGAACCTGCAGCAGTCCAAGACCAAGATGCAGCTGTCGTCGCTCGGCACGGTCACCTCGGCCTTCGACAAGCTGAAGACCGCCCTGACCGCGTTGAAGGCCACCACCGCCTTCGACACCCGTACCGTCAGCGCAACCGGCAAGGCCGGCCCCAACAACGCCGACGATGTGTTGACCGCATCGGTGGCGCTGTATGACCTCGGCACCAGCAAGGCGGCCGCAGCCAACGGTACCCACAAGATCGAGGTGAAGAACCTGGCGTCGGCGCACAAGCTGATTGCCGACACGTCGGTGCCCAAGACCGATACCTTCGGTGCCGGAACCTTGACGCTGACCGTCGGCGTGGGCGACAAGGCCAAGACGATGAACGTGCAGGTGGAGGAAGGCGACACGCTTACCACCGTCCGCAACAAGATCGATGCCGCCGGCCGCAAGGAAGGCGTGCAGGCCACGCTGATCAGCTCCGGCGACAACCAGTACCTGTCCATCGCCCAGGAAAAGACCGGCGCGGCCAGCGCGATCAAGCTGGAATACGCCGGCAGCGATCCCAAGCTGGGCGCACTGGTCGGCAGCCTGAAGGAGAACAGCCCCGCCAAGGATGCGGTGCTGACCATTGACGGCGTGGAAGTGGTGAGTGCCAGCAACACCGTGACCGACGCGGTGCCAGGCCTGACCCTGAACCTGAAGGTGCCGGGCCTGAGCACCGTCACCATCAGCACCGACACTACTGCCGCAACCAAGGTGATGCAGGAGTTCGTCACCGCCTACAACGCGGCCATCGCGGCGATCAACACCGAAACCAAGTACGACCCGAAGACCAAGGAAGCCGCCGCGCTGACCGGCGATGCGCAGATGCGGGGTGCAATCGCGCAGCTGCGCTCGACGATGTCCGGCGTGCTCAAGGACCTGGCAGGCGACCAGCTGGACGCCAAGGCACTGGGCCTGCAGACCCGCGGCTATCCCAACGCCGATGGCACCCTGGTGCTGGACAGCACCAAGTTCGCCGCAGCCCTCGCCGCGCAGCCGGAGAAGATCCGCCAGGCGGTCACCGGCGATACCGGTGGTGCCGGCCGGCTGTATTCACTGGTGGACGGCTACGTCAGCACCACGGTTGGCAAGGAAGGCGCCTTCGTCGCCCGCACCAAGGGGCTGAACACCACGCTGGACAACATCGACAAGCGCCGCAAGGACCTGGACGCGCGCATGGTCGGTGTCGAAGCCCGTTACAAGAAACAGTTCGTGGCATTGGACAGCCTGATGGGCAAGCTGCAGCAGAGCAACACCGCCCTGCAGCAGCAGCTGGCCCAGTTGAACCGCTGA